Sequence from the Peromyscus eremicus chromosome 4, PerEre_H2_v1, whole genome shotgun sequence genome:
AGCACTTTTCAcctctgtgttcctgagtgtgTAGATGATGGGGTTGAGCATGGGGGTGATGACCGTGTAGAACACAGCCACAAGTTTGTCTTCGGTGTAGGTGGAAGCAGGCCTCAAGTAGAGGAAGATGGCAGGTCCAAAGAACAAGACAACCACCATAATGTGAGAGGCACAGGTAGACAGGGCCTTGCGCCTTCCTTCAGCAGAATGATTTCTCAAGTTGAACAGGATAACAATGtaagaggacaccaagaaaaggaaggaaaatacagagaataatCCACTGTTTACAAACATAATAACCCCAACCACAAAGGTGTCCGTGCAGGCCAGCTTGAATAAGGGATGGAGGTCACAGAAGTAGTGGTCAATCACATTGGGACCACAGAAGGGCAAGGGGATAGTGATGAAAATCTGAATTATGGAATGAAAAAAGCCCCCCACCCAGGAACCAGCCACCAGATGGTGACACACAGTCTTACTCATGATAGTTGTGTAGTAAAGAGGTTTGCAGATAGCCACATAACGGTCATAGGCCATCACTGTAAGCAAGAGGATCTCAGTGACCCCAAAGAAGTGGAAAAAGAATATCTGAGCCAGACAGCCCTTCAGGGAGATGGTTTTAACTTTAGCAAGTAAGTCAGTGATAAATTTAGGGACAACAGTAGAGGAGTAGCAGATCTCCACCAGGGACAAGTagctgaggaagaagtacatgggggaaCGTAGACTCTTACTGATGTTGACTGTCACAACAATGAGGCCATTGCCCAGCACTGTGGCCAGGTACACAGGAAGGAACAGTACAAAGCACACCTTCTGCACCTCTGGATCCTGGAAAAGGCCAGTGATGATCAGTTCAGTCACATTATTTACACTGACCATGGCGTCAGTTCAGGTGTGCCAGACACCAGCTGTTGAGGGACCTGCAATAAAACAAGCAATAACTGTGGCATTATTCACTTTGTTTATATCACTTCAAAGAGTGAAAACCAACTTACAATGTGttgaggtgtgctcactgaataTTGAGTGCTAATTTTCTAACACTTTATTTTAATTACCTTACTTtcattattaaaaaatgaaaacctagTAGAAAATTAAAAGTGAGAGAAATCTTTATTTACCAAAGATCACACAGAATATGGTAAAACTTAAGACTCAGACAAGTGTTTCTGACTGTCCAGGGTTCTCTCTAATCCATACAAGACATTGAAACAGTGGTGGAGCACTAAAGTAAAAAGCCTGTTTGTATCGTTTGCACAGCATTTCAATAGCTCTCTCCCACTGTGAAATCCCCTTGGAACATCTCTGATCTCTTACTCATCTCTCTTCTCTGCACCTCAGGAACTTAGCTTCTCACAGATCATTCTCCCCATATTTCCCTGTGCTGTCTTCTTtcctcagccacacacacactctttccccCTCCAATGACATAAGCATATACGAGCCACGTTTACACGCTTTGGGGGTGTGATGCCGTGACACCAGGACACGCTGGCTTTGGGTGCATCTTATCCCAAGTGCACTTTCAGTGATGTCACCCTGGTTGATTGAAATGTGGCCAGGTTGTGGGGCCAGTATAGGCACACTGGAAACCAGCAACACTTCAGAGCTGAGTTCTTGTTAAGGAGAAAGAGTTGTTAAAACATTGGTAAAGGTGCATAGGAGAGCATTTCCTCTCTACCCCTGATGCCTCCTTCCAAGGTGAGGGAGCTGTAGAAACATAACATAGCACAGTTATCCACAGTCTTCCATTAGAGGAGCGGGCTGAATTTGGAGGGAGAGATTGGGTACACCCAGCTGGgccctttccctctcctcatGTGAAATGTTCCAGGATGAACTTCCTAATCTGCTTCAGGGCCAACTCCTGTCTGAGCGCTGTAGAGACAAGGTCCTCTCTGTTGAATATATCCGAAGCTGCCACAGCTGACTGTTTGTCTACTTCTGGAGCAAGTCATGTGAAGGTCACTGATAACTAATGCCAGGCCATATTTATTGTCATCTTTGTCAGCAACAAAGGCAATGCTCCCTCAAACTCAAGTGCCATTTCCGTTAAGTTAGCTCAGCacccatataaacaaaatgaccAACCAAATTTATCAGACACGAAAACAGTATTTCTCACACTTTTTTTAAGCAGGGAAAAATGTAAAGCACCTAAATATACATCAAAACTGTGAAAACATTTTCTGTCTACTCAAGCAGGAGTCATGCCATCTAATATTTTAAGAAGAATATCTCTGtggcaaaaataaaaggaatggcctcagaagagaaagagaaatcagaCATTCATAGAACCAAAAAGAAATTGACTCAAAAGGCTAATGCTTTTAAAGAAACCTTATTCAGCTGCCAAATTACATTGAAATTCAAGGGCACAACAAGCAATATGATTAAATTCAGCATGGCATGTACTATAAAATAAGAGCAATAACTTGATACAAGGCTTTTGAATCACCAGGAATATCCAGTCCCCTGGAAAATCAAGTTGCTGAATAGGGAGACAATGCAGAATCACTTTTTCCACATCTTCCCTCACAAGCAAAAGGATACAGACAGGGTTAGGAGTGTAGGTGGTGGACTACACTGTGGTTTCACAGAAGACCTAGGAGCAAGGAGGACCTAGAAAGTGTTCTGATGACCCCCGTTAGCCTCCAAGCTACCCGACCTTGCAGCTTTGATGTCAATGTTTCATTGGCAGGCCTATCTCATTTCCCACGTCCAGCCCGCACACTGCATTAATTTGACCTGGGCACCAGATCCCCACTGTGTCCTTTCTTCTATCTCGCTGTCGTCTCCTCACACTCAGAAAACTGATAACTAAATTACCAAAGTCTTCCGATCTCCAGTCACCCCGCCCCATCCTTCCTGTAATGGAAAATCAGAAGACTGCTTTACTACACCCTTCCTTCCTCAGATCACTCTGCTGCCTTGGAGTAACCAGGGAAGCCTGAGTCTCTCTAACTAACCAGTGTTTAATGACTTGTCAACTGAGACTAACCAGGAAAGCCTGGGTCCCTCTAACTAACTGTGTTTAATGACTTGTCAACTGAGACTAACCAGGGAAGCCTGGGTCCCTCTAACTAACTGTGTTTAATGACTTGTCAACTGAGACTAACCAGGGAAGCCTCTCACTGGCTTTTAATGGCTTTCAAATCTGAGCCACCTCAACAATTCTTTCTATTGTCCAGCAAACTTCAACTTGTGTATTTTCAAGTCAGTGTCCTCTCCACCTCCACAAACCTACCCTGTTCATTGCACCAAAATCGCCCACTCCTTGTCCTTCCAGCCTTATGCACCTTCTAGGACCAACTGCAGTCCTGCTGGTTCAGTTTGCATTAATTACACGATCCACATACATCTTCTTCTCTCTAAACACTGGGGAAATGCCCCAACCGTTTTCCTTAAGTACAAATCTAACCACATTCCTTCTCTACCGAATCTTACCAACTATTCCCCACTGCCCTCAGCATGAGGTTTGGTATCTTCAGAGGAAATGTAAGCGCCTTCTTAAACTGACTGTAAGCTCTTTGCACCCTTATTGTCTCCCCCAACTGAACACCGTGAAGCTTATTATAACCTAAAGTGCTCTTACCTCTTTCTTTTGGTATTCCTTCTTTCTAAGTTGTACGATGAACCTCATTGCTATAAGAACGAAGCTCTGTGGATTTCTCTTTCAACAGTCCCCCATCATatttctttcaaagaaattaatATAATCTTTTGTTATTTCAGCATCTGTATTTATATCCCTTACTAAGAAATACATTGTCTAGTGTTGAAATTACAATTAATTATTTTGCAATTTTATGCATCTTGGGTTAATATAAAAGGCCATCATTTCAAAACTACCTAACTTATATCACACATTTGTAAGTACTCCATATGAATTAATATATTTAGCATGTACAGCAAACCTATAAAAATTGGTGTGattattatctcttctttttttccgaatgagaaaacagaaacaccGAGAAGTGAATTAGATTGCCTAGGTTTACACAGCAGCACAGCCAGGGTTTGACAGCTGGCAGCCAACCACATCCACGCTCTTTAACTACCACGCTATACCTAGTAAGAAGAGGGCACGTGTGTGAAATGTAAGTGAAGAGAAATACAAACGACCAGCTATTAGAAGCAGGGGATATATTCACTTGACAACACAAACGCATAACTCTTGTCTGATCTTCTGTTGAAATATTCCTGATCCATTGCGGAAATGAAGGTAAATTTAGTAGAACCATGCTGAGACACTCAGAGATGTAACACGAattctaaaatggtcttttaataaaaaccaggagccagatattagggtaaatgctgaaagatcagagagataaaggaacaagtcactgctacatctcacctcaccaactccacgaatcctctcactgaatgtctctgagGTCTCCGCTGAAAGGGGTCCAGTTGAAAAAGCTTTCCTCAACCGGAAAAGGCTCtgctagttcctgtctcctcacgccttttataactctctccgcccagctgtatcacttccttcttagtgctgggattaaaggcatgtgtgcttcccaagcaaaggcatgagatctcaagtgctgggattaaaggcatgtgattcccaagtactgggattaaaggtgtgtgccaccactgcctggctctgtttctctcctagactgaatcaatggtatgtagtccagggtggctttgaactcacagagatccagacagatctctgcctcccaagtgctaggactaaaggtgtgtgccaccactgcctggcttttatgtttaatctagtggcttgttctgtcctctgatcttcaggcaaattttattagggtacacaatagatCACCTCACAGAGATGAGGAAAATCATGTAAGGACCCATGTTGCCAAACTTTTTCAACAAAAGGAAGAATACGTAGTAGCTTTCCTCTTTGAAAGAATAActcctatttatctatctatcatctcagccttttctgtatttcttctctctctagcTCCCACTTCTTTGTCCCTACTCCTTCCCATGGCTGATAATGAATACATCCTCTCAGCTCACAATCTAGAGCTATAGATGACAAAGGGATCAAGATATGGAGACATGAATCAGTACATGAGCATGTAGAATGTATATCAAAAAACTCTTGGAACTTGCATTACACCAAATGGTATCATGCCTGAGAAAAAGTATAAAGCAGAGCTTTATGTGTCAATTATGCCTGATCACTATGTGAAGCAATGGAACCGCTATTCTAATTACAGGCTCCAACTTCCTTAAACCCAAATGATACCTCACAAGAACCCCAAAATTACAAAggacttaaaaaaatatagagaCTCTGTAATGttgtataaaattatcaatttAAATAACAACCGTCTCCAAAACTATATATACAAAAGAAACTATCTCATTTAACAAATAAACTCTGACTCTCGGAGAAAAAGCCATGTCCAGCATCATGTGGCTGCTAAGAAACTTAGCACTTTGCTTTTAGGCAGATCGCCTATCTTTAAGTCAGAAGAGCTGCTGCATGCTTATTCTGCCTTGGAAACAAATCATTGCACAAGAGGGGATTTAAAGACACTCAAGATGCACCCAGAATGAACTTTATAATGCAGCTGAGATGGGGATGAGCACTGTATTCTCCCTTTTAAATCCTGGTCCTTAGCAAATAAAGTCACTTAACTAAGAGCACCACCCAGCAGACATCTCACCAGCTACATGAATCACCAAATACAAAACAATATCAGCTAAACCCTCTAAGggtgatacagaaaaaaaaatcagaaagaaatttTACTTCCTATTCATAGGTGGAGTGGCAGAAACTGAGAGCGGCTATTAGCTTTCTAAGTGAACAATCTAGTTATTTCCAGTTACTAACTTAAGAACCAATGCTTCTTCATAACATCTGGCTGCTTCCTGAAGGATCTGGGCGGTGGGTACAACTTCAACTCAAAGATCTGACCTGTCCTCAAGAATAAATCACCAGTGCTCTTGAGAGCTTTATAAAACAAGATAGATAACACCTAAGACaaatcacaaagaaaatttaagggGTTAGAGTAAATGATAATATTTGTATCTAAGAAATAAgagctacaaaaagaaaaaaaactgaaattttaagAATCTGCTTCATTGCAGAAATCCTACCTCCTCATTCAGACTCCAAGAGTTGTGATTAAGTGCTCAGAACTTtgaactatttaaaataaatgaagctaTACACTGTAGTCAAGAGACTAACTTCCCCATAGAATTCCTGTTCTCTAGAGTAAAAATTTGCCAAATGAAGTATGACGCAAGGACAGGGTCAAACGGTCTCAATTAATTACATGCACAGCCATAAAATTTTAGTGATTCAATGGAAAGGTGATGAAAGAAACAAATTCAAATGATTTCCCCCTACACAATTCCACTGAAAATAAATGCCAGATTATAAATCAAGTAGCCCCTGGGCACTAACTCGGGGTAAGCAGTTGAAGACCTATGCCACTACATTCACACCATCTCGCCTCCCCACATCTTATTCCTCCCTGTTTCCTCCTCTATGTAAAATGAAAGTGTTTGATTTTCAGACACCACTGCCCCCTGTTGATGCATGCTGCAGCCACGATCAACCTCACCATGATGTCTGACATTGTGGCTGATAGCAAGCCCTTGGGCAACATCTCCTTCAAGCTGTTTGCAGACAATGCTCGAAAGAGAGCGGGAAACTTTTGTGCTCTCAGCACCAGAGAGAAAGGCTTTCTCCTTTCACAGAATTATTCCAGGATTCATATTCCAAAATGACAACTTCACACACTATAATGTAGCATGTCCATCTACAGGGAGAAACTTAAGGATGAGAACTTCAACCTGAAGCAAACAGGCTCAGGCATCTTGCCCACAGAAAATGCAGGACCAAGCACTAATTTCTCCTAGTTTTTCATCTGCATTCCAAGACTGAGAGGCTGGATGGCAAAGAGGTGATCTTAGGGAAGGTAAAAGAAGGCATGAGCATTGTGGAAGCCACAGAAAGTTTGGGGTCCAAGAATGGCAAGACCAGCAAAAATATCTCCATTGTTCACTATGGACAACTCTACTTCTTTTGACTTTCAGACATCTTACCCATCAGACCATTCCTTCTGCAGCTCAGGAGAACACCTCTACCCCATCGATTCACCATACCTGTCATCACCGCTCTCACTGAAGTTCTTTAGGTTCCGTATTTTCTTCATTCCTCTCCAAGTCTAACTGAAATGCAGAGTTAAGTTTACTATTATGAATCAAAActaagtaataaataataaataaatacatattggaAGTGTTAATCTAAACTGTTCATCAAACTTCCTAATTCCACATTCATGTACTTGAGTGTAATATTCATGTATTAAATCACTTAGTCAACCTCTGTGTCAGTGAGGACAGTGGTTATGATCATAGACTAGGACTAGAATTTTCTCTGAGAGTGATGTCATTCACTCACTCAGTCATTCAACACACACTGTTAAATCCTATGAAATTCTAAGCAATATTCTCAGTAATGAAGAATGAGCAGAGGGAAAACAAAATACCTAAACTCATGGTAATAAAAACCATCATACCCTTTCCTGGACATAACGGAAGTGGAGataagcataaacaaatgcaatttgATAAACAATTCAGTAATAAGTCTGTGgtagctaatcttggttgtcaacttgtcacacctgagaagagggaaccgcAGTTGAAGAATTATCTCCACAAACTTGGCCTACCGGGATATTTTCTTGACtggtaattgatgtaggaggcaCAGCCTTCTGTGGGCAGCACCAAACCTAGACAGGAGGGTCTGGGATGTTTAAGAAAGACATTTAAATGTGAGCTTGTGAGCaaactagtaagcagcattcctccagggtCACTTTGCTTTAGTTCCTTCCTCCGGGTTCCtgctttggatttcctcagtgctGGACTATgggttgtaagatgaaataaatcctttcctcctcaagtttcttttagtgagggtattttatcacagccacagaaaagtaactggaAACAAGTCCTATGgggggaaaaataaaacagattaaaAGTGACAGGAAATTCTGGTAGATACTATTTTAGATACAGTCACAAAGAAAATCAATCTCATACCATAGTCCCTCCCAAGAATAATAAAGAATGGTTGTAAACACAAGCAATAGTTAGAATAGAGAGTAGAGAAATATAGCTTGATCCAGGATGGCACTAATGAAGATTTTAAGAAGTGATCAGAATTTTGGCATTCTTTGAAGGTAGAACTAATAATATCTTCTGATGCTTTCACTAAAAGGAGatagataaagaaaaaatgaagaatacCTACAAAAAGATAAATATCCATGAGACTACAGGGAAGAATAAAGCATGCTGGAAAAGTTAATTTGGGAATAGAAAGACCCCAAAACTACAAAACCAACAGAATGACACAAATTAATGCACACCTTCCAATAATAATGTTGAGTATTAATTGAATCTCCCAATGAaacaacacaggggagcagacTGGGTTTAGAAACAGGctccagggctgaagagatgattctGAAGTTACAAGTActcactgttcttccaaaggaacagagctcagttcccagcacccacatcaggcagttcataacttcctgaaactccagctgcagggcatctgacacccacTCCAGGactcctccacaggcacctgcactcatctgcacacacgcatacacacagagacccataatgaaaagtgaaaatatctctctttctccactctgctccctgagacagggtctgcccTGCAGCCTTCCTCTGccaagtgttgtgattaaaggcatgtgccctcaTGCCTGGCATAAAGTAAATGTTAATGTTTTTAAACCCATCAGTTTGTCACTTCTGAGAAACCAAGCTTACCATCAAAAACAAATGTAACCTTAGGGGGAAAGGAAACTATGACTGCAAGCAACTGGAAGTAAAAAGCAACCAGGGGTCAACTAAGCGtaagtataatataatatacttCAAGGTAAATGTCAAACCAGAATTAATCAGAAAGAAACATAGTCACTCCATGCTAATTAAGAGGACAACTCATACAGAAGACATATAATTTTCAACATTTATGCAGCCAACACTGATGTGCCCAATTACATAAAGTGAACACTGCagcatgtatatacacagatTAAACCCAACGTAATAATAGtaaatgacttgctcagccttgatgcagggtgggagggtcttggtcctgcctcaactgaatataccagactttgctgactccccatgggggcccttactcttttggaggagaggatgggagtaaaatgaataaaaaaaaattcttaaataaaagaaaaagaaagaaagaaagaaatcaagacagTTAGAGTGGCAGCCATTCTCaacatttactaatttttatgAGAACATTCAAAATTCTCTTGTAAGCAGTTTGGAGTGTGCAAGACCCCACTGCTAACTTCAGTGACCCTACTGTGCTGCAGAACACTGAAGCCTATTTTTGTGTCTGGCAATAGAGGCTTGTCTGCAACGTCTGCACATTGTAATACAGAACATGCATATTCAATTGAACGTATTTTGGGTCACTAGATGATGTGACATGTCTTGATGTTTAATGATTTGGACATCTCATTTTGACTCACtggatgaataaaaaatattttaaaaaaagaaataaagaaaagaaaaggagctgcCTCACCCCGACTCTCAGAGTTAGTCACAGGTTTGAATCAGAAGTAAACATGAAGGCCAATAGACTTCTGCTATCCATTTTGGTAGCCATCAGTATGTagctaaatataattttaagttaattattatttaacaaggttaaaaaaaagaatgctgcGCATATTTCAAGTGCTCAGTAGCCCTATGGCACTTGATTAGCACAAAGATTTCTGCCATCAGATAAACTCCTATGAGCAATGTTGACTCAGACTACAGCAGCTTTGAAGCAAAAGGTTTGCCTGGGATGTGAGCTCCATGATGAGATGGTCTCGGTCTGTGTGCCATCATCTCACCAGCTCTTAGAACTAAGCTTCACCCAAAACGCATGTTCAGTtgattttgttgaataaattattaaatgaatCCAAACCCCTAAAATGGATCATTAGTTAAGAAAATTATGCTACAATTAGGCTGTGTGATAACACCAAATCATTGCGAATCATATTTGGGGGAAATATTACATGAGAAAATGCAATGGATCTGATGTTACATGAAAACACTTGGatcattctcctcttcctctttgggATTAGGGAACAGACCTAGGGATAGAACAAAATTAAAGTCAGATTTTTAGATGAACACAAAATGAAATACTTCAATCACCAGCCTCATTTGTTATTAAGGCTGGCCATATGACTATTT
This genomic interval carries:
- the LOC131908370 gene encoding olfactory receptor 4B1-like; its protein translation is MVSVNNVTELIITGLFQDPEVQKVCFVLFLPVYLATVLGNGLIVVTVNISKSLRSPMYFFLSYLSLVEICYSSTVVPKFITDLLAKVKTISLKGCLAQIFFFHFFGVTEILLLTVMAYDRYVAICKPLYYTTIMSKTVCHHLVAGSWVGGFFHSIIQIFITIPLPFCGPNVIDHYFCDLHPLFKLACTDTFVVGVIMFVNSGLFSVFSFLFLVSSYIVILFNLRNHSAEGRRKALSTCASHIMVVVLFFGPAIFLYLRPASTYTEDKLVAVFYTVITPMLNPIIYTLRNTEVKSAVKKLWGKKVNSSLE